In a genomic window of Cytobacillus sp. FSL H8-0458:
- a CDS encoding ABC-F family ATP-binding cassette domain-containing protein: protein MSVLNVQNLSHGFGDRAIFNDVSFRLLKGEHVGLVGANGEGKSTFMNIVTGKLQPDEGKVEWSRKVRVGYLDQHAVLKKGTTMREALSTAFQYLFDAETEINELYAKMGDEGADIDALLAEVGELQETLDSNDFYQINSKVEEVARGLGLDEVGLDRDIDDLSGGQRTKVLLAKLLLEKPEILLLDEPTNYLDEQHIEWLKRYLQEYENAFILISHDIPFLNSVVNLIYHMENQELNRYVGDYDNFLKVYEMKKQQLESAYKRQQQEIADLKDFVARNKASVATRNMAMSRQKKLDKMEIIELGREKPKPEFIFKEARAASRWIFTTEDLVIGYNEPLSRPLNLKMERGQKIAFVGANGIGKSTLLKSILGLINPISGKVERGEYQHIGYFEQEVKQSNYNTCIEEIWSEFPSMNQAEVRAALAKCGLTTKHIESKIEVLSGGEKAKVRLCKILNTETNLLILDEPTNHLDVDAKEELKRALKAYRGSILMVSHEPDFYREIATDIWNCEDWTTKVF from the coding sequence ATGAGCGTATTAAACGTACAAAACTTAAGTCACGGTTTCGGTGATCGTGCGATTTTTAATGATGTGTCTTTTCGGCTTTTAAAAGGTGAACATGTTGGGCTAGTTGGGGCAAATGGTGAGGGTAAGTCTACTTTCATGAATATTGTAACTGGAAAGTTGCAGCCCGACGAAGGGAAAGTTGAGTGGTCTAGAAAAGTTCGTGTTGGTTACTTAGATCAGCATGCTGTATTAAAAAAAGGCACTACGATGCGTGAGGCTTTGAGTACTGCTTTTCAATATCTTTTTGATGCTGAAACAGAGATCAATGAACTTTATGCAAAAATGGGTGATGAAGGTGCTGATATCGATGCATTACTTGCAGAAGTTGGAGAGCTGCAAGAAACTTTAGATAGTAATGATTTCTATCAAATTAATTCAAAAGTTGAGGAAGTTGCCCGTGGCCTGGGATTAGACGAAGTTGGACTTGATAGAGATATAGATGATCTTAGCGGAGGGCAGCGTACGAAAGTTTTGCTGGCTAAGCTATTGCTGGAAAAGCCCGAAATCCTATTACTGGACGAGCCTACAAACTATTTGGATGAACAGCATATCGAATGGCTGAAGCGCTATTTACAGGAATATGAGAATGCATTTATTCTGATTTCACATGATATTCCATTCCTGAACAGTGTTGTTAACTTGATCTATCACATGGAAAACCAAGAGCTGAATCGCTATGTTGGTGACTATGATAACTTCTTAAAAGTATATGAAATGAAAAAGCAGCAGCTGGAGTCTGCATACAAGCGGCAACAACAAGAAATTGCCGATTTAAAGGATTTCGTTGCCCGCAACAAGGCAAGTGTTGCGACTCGTAATATGGCGATGTCCCGTCAAAAGAAGCTCGACAAAATGGAAATTATTGAATTGGGGAGAGAGAAGCCGAAACCAGAGTTTATTTTCAAAGAAGCTCGTGCAGCCAGCCGCTGGATTTTCACGACTGAAGATCTTGTTATTGGCTACAATGAACCACTTTCCCGCCCTCTCAATTTGAAAATGGAACGCGGACAAAAAATTGCATTCGTGGGTGCTAACGGTATTGGTAAGTCTACTCTGTTAAAAAGTATTCTTGGCTTGATTAATCCAATTTCGGGTAAAGTGGAACGCGGTGAGTATCAACACATCGGTTACTTCGAGCAGGAAGTTAAACAGTCCAACTATAACACTTGTATTGAAGAGATCTGGAGCGAGTTCCCAAGTATGAATCAGGCTGAAGTTCGTGCTGCTCTTGCAAAATGCGGGTTAACGACGAAACATATTGAAAGTAAAATTGAAGTCCTTTCTGGTGGCGAAAAAGCCAAAGTTCGATTATGTAAAATATTAAACACAGAAACGAATTTATTAATTCTGGATGAACCTACCAATCACTTGGATGTGGATGCAAAAGAAGAATTAAAACGTGCTTTAAAGGCATATCGCGGAAGTATTTTGATGGTATCCCACGAACCAGACTTTTATCGTGAAATTGCGACCGATATTTGGAATTGTGAGGATTGGACTACGAAAGTTTTTTAA